From the Streptomyces nigrescens genome, one window contains:
- a CDS encoding ABC transporter permease — protein MRGSAAGPSCLETNDWICGEYLRTRSQELVDATVQHLGITAVSVAIGLLIAFPLALVARRWRGAAGPVLGLTTVLYTIPSLAMFALLTPVFGVSAAVVVTGLVLYSLTILVRNILAGLQAVPAEVREAARGMGYGPARLLCEVEVPLALPALVAGLRIATVSTVAMTTIGSVVGYGGLGNLIASGMAGFFKAEVLTASVLCVLLALLADLLLMGLQRLLTPWTRAQGRAAARARRGARVAKAGG, from the coding sequence ATGCGGGGCAGTGCTGCCGGGCCGAGCTGCCTGGAGACGAACGACTGGATCTGCGGTGAGTATCTGCGCACCCGCAGCCAGGAATTGGTGGACGCGACGGTCCAGCATCTCGGCATCACGGCCGTGTCCGTGGCGATCGGCCTGCTGATCGCCTTTCCGCTGGCGCTGGTGGCCCGGCGGTGGCGGGGCGCCGCCGGACCGGTCCTGGGGCTCACGACGGTCCTCTACACGATCCCCTCGCTCGCGATGTTCGCCCTGCTGACCCCGGTCTTCGGGGTCTCGGCGGCCGTGGTCGTGACGGGCCTGGTGCTGTATTCGCTGACGATCCTGGTGCGCAACATCCTCGCCGGTCTGCAGGCCGTGCCCGCCGAGGTGCGGGAGGCCGCCCGGGGGATGGGGTACGGCCCGGCGCGGCTGCTGTGCGAGGTGGAAGTCCCGCTCGCGCTGCCCGCGTTGGTGGCCGGACTGCGGATCGCCACGGTCTCGACGGTGGCGATGACGACCATCGGCTCCGTCGTCGGCTACGGGGGACTGGGCAATCTGATAGCCAGCGGTATGGCGGGCTTCTTCAAGGCGGAGGTGCTGACGGCCTCGGTGCTGTGTGTGCTGCTGGCACTGCTCGCCGATCTGCTGCTGATGGGGCTGCAGCGGCTGCTGACGCCCTGGACGAGGGCGCAGGGGCGGG
- a CDS encoding ABC transporter ATP-binding protein: MIRFEHVTKSYPDGTTAVDDLTFEVAEGELVTLVGPSGCGKTTTMKMVNRLIEPTSGRILLDGEDISGLDPVQLRRRIGYVIQQVGLFPHKTVLDNTATVPHLLGRPRREARARAAELLDLVGLDPSTYGDRYPEQLSGGQRQRVGVARALAADPPVLLMDEPFGAVDPVVREHLQNEFLRLQSTLRKTVLFVTHDIEEAVRLGDRIAVYGAGRIEQFDTPATVLGAPATPYTAEFVGADRGLKRLSVTPVEPGDLEQPPVVRLDDPVDRAAGRLSADGASWAVVLDADGALHGWVPAAALTGAPAAPADGTGPGLKKRAPQGATVRDHARRMDARLPLGAPLRQALSTMLQHDAGWVAVQDGDRFLGVLTPARLHTALRRATTADAANVARDEVSLDTVPGPGVPAPGPAG; this comes from the coding sequence ATGATCCGGTTCGAGCACGTCACCAAGAGCTACCCCGACGGCACGACGGCCGTGGACGACCTCACCTTCGAGGTCGCCGAGGGCGAACTCGTCACGCTCGTCGGGCCGTCGGGCTGCGGCAAGACCACGACGATGAAGATGGTCAACCGGCTCATCGAGCCCACCAGCGGCCGCATCCTCCTCGACGGCGAGGACATATCCGGCCTCGACCCCGTCCAGCTGCGGCGCCGTATCGGCTATGTCATCCAGCAGGTCGGCCTGTTCCCCCACAAGACCGTCCTGGACAACACCGCCACCGTCCCGCACCTCCTCGGCCGGCCGCGCCGGGAAGCAAGGGCGCGCGCCGCCGAACTCCTCGACCTGGTCGGCCTGGACCCGTCCACCTATGGCGACCGCTACCCCGAGCAGCTCTCCGGCGGCCAGCGCCAGCGGGTCGGGGTGGCCCGTGCGCTCGCCGCCGACCCGCCCGTCCTGCTGATGGACGAGCCGTTCGGCGCGGTCGACCCGGTCGTGCGCGAGCACCTCCAGAACGAGTTCCTGCGGCTGCAGTCCACGCTCCGCAAGACGGTCCTCTTCGTCACCCACGACATCGAGGAGGCCGTGCGGCTCGGCGACCGGATCGCCGTCTACGGGGCGGGGCGCATCGAGCAGTTCGACACCCCCGCGACGGTGCTGGGCGCCCCCGCGACCCCGTACACCGCGGAGTTCGTCGGCGCCGACCGGGGCCTGAAGCGGCTCTCCGTCACGCCCGTCGAGCCCGGCGACCTGGAACAGCCTCCGGTCGTCCGCCTCGACGACCCCGTGGACCGCGCCGCCGGCCGGCTCTCCGCCGACGGTGCCTCCTGGGCGGTCGTCCTGGACGCCGACGGTGCGCTGCACGGCTGGGTCCCGGCCGCGGCGCTCACGGGCGCCCCCGCGGCGCCGGCGGACGGCACCGGGCCGGGTCTGAAGAAGCGCGCCCCGCAGGGCGCCACCGTCCGCGATCACGCCCGGCGGATGGATGCCCGGCTGCCGCTCGGCGCCCCGCTCAGGCAGGCGCTCAGCACGATGCTGCAGCACGATGCGGGCTGGGTGGCGGTCCAGGACGGCGACCGTTTCCTGGGGGTCCTCACCCCCGCGCGGCTGCACACCGCGCTGCGCCGTGCCACCACCGCGGACGCCGCGAACGTCGCGCGCGATGAGGTGTCGCTCGATACGGTCCCGGGCCCCGGCGTCCCGGCCCCGGGCCCGGCCGGCTGA
- a CDS encoding DUF3180 domain-containing protein, with protein sequence MKQLHIKVLVGLFLAAGVLAWGGARLWDSFGTLPSVPVAAPIVLALIAAVLAATAFSLRSRLRAQRERRPGAKGVDPLVAARAVVFGQASALVASLVAGLYGGVGVFLLTAGLEVTARRDQAIYAGLSVLAGAAVVAAAIFLERVCKLPDDDGNGGVDAAV encoded by the coding sequence GTGAAGCAGCTACACATCAAGGTGCTGGTCGGGCTGTTTCTGGCGGCCGGGGTGCTCGCCTGGGGCGGCGCCCGGCTGTGGGACTCGTTCGGCACCCTGCCCAGCGTTCCGGTGGCCGCCCCGATCGTGCTGGCGCTGATCGCCGCGGTGCTCGCCGCCACCGCGTTCTCGCTCCGGTCGCGGCTGCGCGCACAGCGCGAGCGCCGGCCGGGCGCCAAGGGCGTCGATCCGCTGGTGGCCGCCCGCGCGGTGGTCTTCGGGCAGGCCAGCGCGCTGGTCGCGTCGCTGGTGGCCGGGCTGTACGGCGGTGTCGGCGTCTTTCTGCTGACCGCCGGTCTGGAGGTCACGGCGCGCCGGGACCAGGCGATCTACGCCGGGCTGTCCGTGCTCGCCGGAGCGGCGGTGGTCGCCGCGGCGATCTTCCTGGAGCGGGTGTGCAAGCTGCCGGACGATGACGGCAACGGCGGGGTGGACGCGGCGGTCTGA
- the folK gene encoding 2-amino-4-hydroxy-6-hydroxymethyldihydropteridine diphosphokinase, translating into MKPTRHPTATPHGAAAHRPGLGDPTVQPVPASVVEQVDAADVTLSNPKRAVISLGSNLGNRLETLQGAVDALEDTPGLRVKAVSPVYETVPWGVDPGSQPSYFNAVVLIKTTLPPDSLLERGQAIEEAFERVRDERWGPRTIDVDILAYQDVISDDPRLTLPHPRAHERAFVLVPWHDIDPEAVVPGRGAVAELLSAVGRDGVEPRADLELRLPE; encoded by the coding sequence ATGAAGCCCACCCGCCACCCGACCGCCACCCCGCACGGCGCCGCCGCGCACCGCCCCGGCCTGGGTGACCCGACCGTGCAGCCGGTGCCCGCCTCCGTAGTGGAGCAGGTGGACGCCGCCGATGTGACGCTCTCCAACCCCAAACGCGCCGTGATCTCCCTCGGCAGCAATCTCGGCAACCGCCTGGAGACCCTCCAGGGCGCCGTCGACGCGCTGGAGGACACCCCCGGTCTGCGGGTCAAGGCGGTCTCCCCGGTCTACGAGACCGTGCCGTGGGGCGTGGACCCCGGCTCCCAGCCGTCGTACTTCAACGCCGTGGTGCTGATCAAGACGACGCTGCCGCCGGACTCCCTCCTGGAGCGCGGGCAGGCGATCGAGGAGGCCTTCGAGCGGGTCCGCGACGAGCGCTGGGGCCCCCGTACGATCGACGTCGACATCCTGGCGTATCAGGACGTGATCTCCGACGACCCGCGGCTGACGCTGCCGCACCCGCGCGCCCACGAGCGGGCGTTCGTGCTGGTGCCGTGGCACGACATCGACCCGGAGGCCGTGGTCCCCGGGCGGGGCGCGGTGGCCGAGCTCCTGTCCGCGGTCGGCCGCGACGGTGTGGAACCGCGGGCGGACCTGGAACTGCGGCTGCCGGAGTAG
- the folB gene encoding dihydroneopterin aldolase: MDRVALRGLKARGHHGVFPREREEGQTFIVDLALGLDTRQAAASDDLAKTVHYGVVAEEVVAVVEGEPVDLIETLAERIADQCLKHEGVQEVEVVVHKPDAPITVPFDDVTITITRSRV; the protein is encoded by the coding sequence GTGGATCGTGTCGCGCTGCGTGGGCTGAAGGCCCGAGGCCACCACGGGGTGTTCCCCCGGGAGCGCGAGGAAGGCCAGACCTTCATCGTCGACCTGGCGCTCGGTCTGGACACCCGCCAGGCAGCGGCCAGCGACGATCTCGCGAAGACCGTGCACTACGGCGTCGTGGCCGAGGAGGTGGTGGCCGTCGTGGAGGGCGAGCCCGTCGACCTCATCGAGACCCTGGCTGAGCGCATCGCCGACCAGTGCCTCAAGCACGAGGGCGTGCAGGAGGTGGAGGTGGTGGTGCACAAGCCGGACGCACCGATCACCGTCCCCTTTGACGACGTGACCATCACCATCACTCGGAGCCGAGTATGA
- a CDS encoding nuclear transport factor 2 family protein, whose translation MGPRTDIELVEQANTTLYETIERGDHEALSELWLDGQVSVVHPGWPVLRGRGEVLRSYALIMANTEYIQFFLTDVEIDVIGDTALVTCTENILSGGPAEDDGSVGPLIGQLVVATNVFRRTEDGWRVWSHHGSPVLADREDEDEDDGNGGAGEGGEEAL comes from the coding sequence TTGGGCCCACGGACGGACATCGAGCTGGTCGAGCAGGCGAACACCACCCTGTACGAGACCATCGAGCGCGGTGATCACGAGGCGCTGTCCGAATTGTGGCTGGACGGCCAGGTGAGCGTGGTCCACCCGGGGTGGCCGGTGTTGCGGGGGCGCGGCGAGGTGCTGCGCTCGTACGCCCTGATCATGGCGAACACCGAGTACATCCAGTTCTTCCTCACGGACGTGGAGATCGACGTCATCGGGGACACCGCGCTGGTGACCTGCACAGAGAACATCCTCAGCGGCGGGCCCGCCGAGGACGACGGCTCGGTGGGGCCGCTGATCGGCCAGCTGGTCGTGGCGACCAATGTCTTCCGGCGTACGGAGGACGGCTGGCGGGTGTGGTCGCACCACGGCTCGCCGGTGCTGGCGGACCGCGAGGACGAGGACGAGGACGACGGGAACGGGGGAGCCGGCGAGGGCGGCGAGGAGGCCCTCTGA
- the folP gene encoding dihydropteroate synthase — MSTLRGRVAGLPDWERCAVMGVVNVTPDSFSDGGDWFDTELAVKHGLDLVAQGADMVDVGGESTRPGAARVDEAEELRRVVPVVRELAAAGVTVSVDTMRASVAEQAVAAGARLVNDVSGGAADPAMVPAVAAHHVPFVVMHWRGQSIDMNNRAVYGDVVAEVVAELGRSMERAVSGGIDPDRIVIDPGLGFAKEAGHDLALVAQLARLRALGRPLLVAASRKRFLGRVLAGGEGAAPPPARERDAATAAVSAIVAREGAWAVRVHEVRASADAVRVARAVECAAAAGSSGTAVTAAGSEANGTTAKTTGTV; from the coding sequence ATGAGTACCTTGCGTGGCCGGGTGGCCGGACTGCCGGACTGGGAACGCTGCGCGGTGATGGGCGTCGTCAATGTGACGCCCGATTCGTTCTCCGACGGCGGCGACTGGTTCGATACCGAACTCGCCGTCAAACACGGTCTCGACCTGGTGGCGCAGGGCGCCGACATGGTGGACGTGGGCGGTGAATCGACCCGGCCGGGCGCGGCGCGGGTGGACGAGGCCGAGGAGCTGCGCCGGGTCGTCCCGGTCGTCCGGGAGCTGGCCGCCGCCGGTGTCACGGTCTCCGTGGACACCATGCGGGCCTCGGTCGCCGAGCAGGCCGTGGCGGCCGGCGCGCGGCTGGTCAACGACGTCAGCGGGGGCGCCGCCGACCCGGCGATGGTGCCGGCGGTGGCCGCGCACCACGTGCCGTTCGTCGTGATGCACTGGCGCGGCCAGTCCATCGACATGAACAACCGCGCCGTCTACGGGGACGTGGTCGCCGAGGTCGTCGCCGAGCTCGGGCGGAGCATGGAGCGCGCGGTGTCCGGCGGGATCGACCCGGACCGGATCGTCATCGACCCTGGCCTGGGCTTCGCCAAGGAGGCCGGGCACGATCTCGCCCTGGTCGCCCAGCTGGCGCGGCTGCGGGCGCTGGGCCGGCCGCTGCTGGTGGCCGCATCGAGGAAACGGTTCCTGGGCAGGGTGCTGGCAGGTGGCGAGGGAGCCGCCCCACCGCCGGCCCGGGAGCGGGATGCCGCGACGGCGGCGGTGTCGGCGATCGTGGCGCGAGAGGGGGCCTGGGCGGTGCGGGTGCACGAGGTCAGGGCGAGCGCGGATGCGGTACGGGTGGCCCGTGCCGTGGAGTGCGCGGCAGCGGCCGGCAGTAGTGGCACGGCGGTGACGGCCGCCGGCAGTGAGGCGAACGGGACGACGGCGAAGACGACGGGAACGGTGTGA
- a CDS encoding phosphatidylglycerol lysyltransferase domain-containing protein: MSDRLDGENSETVAWRTPRWLRGPRPEAVPAVVGTAGAVVGLLNLAAGVFPRFRHSRMHALAEVLPGAVSPLAAAASIVVGILLLLLAHGLKRRKRRAWGAAVALLPVGIAAQLVYRHSVFGAVLSLALLVYLVWHRREFAALPDPRSRWKAVANLVVLGGVSFAIGMVIVSSHPHKTIGSPSVWDRAQHVLWGLFGFEGPVGYTHHVDYTVGYSLGALGLLTVATTAYLAFRPEHPAARLTDDDEQQLRALLERHGARDSLGYFALRRDKGVVFSPTGKAAVCYRVISGVMLASGDPIGDVEAWPGAIERFMAEAKAHSWTPAVTGCSETGGQVWTRETGMDALELGDEAIVDVADFTLTGRAMRNVRQMVKRIERNGYETRVRRVRDLAPDELAQLQKAADAWRDTDTERGFSMALGRIDAVADGDAVIATAHLPAAEGEEPGPYGDLKAMQHFVPWGDSGISLELMRRDRSADPGMNELLIVAALQAAPDLGIKQVSLNFAVFRSSLERGEKLGAGPVIRVWRGMLIFLSRWYQIESLYKFNDKFRPRWEPRFVVFRNSRDIPRIGLAALQAEGYLELGLPRVLRRRKAVEPRPCAHVPRPVTSQGAVERAA, translated from the coding sequence ATGTCTGACAGGCTAGATGGCGAAAACTCGGAGACGGTTGCGTGGCGAACACCACGCTGGCTCCGCGGCCCGCGGCCCGAAGCGGTGCCGGCGGTCGTCGGTACGGCAGGCGCGGTCGTCGGCCTGCTGAACCTGGCGGCAGGGGTGTTCCCGCGGTTCCGGCACAGCCGGATGCACGCCCTGGCGGAGGTGTTGCCGGGCGCGGTGAGCCCCTTGGCGGCCGCCGCCTCCATCGTCGTCGGCATCCTGCTGCTCCTTCTGGCCCACGGGCTCAAGCGGCGTAAGCGGCGGGCCTGGGGAGCGGCCGTGGCGCTGCTTCCGGTGGGGATCGCCGCCCAGCTCGTGTACCGCCACTCCGTCTTCGGAGCGGTGCTCTCGCTGGCGCTCCTGGTGTACCTGGTGTGGCACCGGCGCGAGTTCGCCGCGCTGCCCGACCCGCGCAGCCGCTGGAAGGCCGTGGCCAACCTCGTCGTCCTCGGCGGGGTCAGCTTCGCCATCGGCATGGTCATCGTCAGCTCCCACCCCCACAAGACCATCGGCTCGCCCTCCGTCTGGGACCGCGCCCAGCACGTCCTGTGGGGCCTGTTCGGCTTCGAGGGCCCGGTCGGCTACACCCACCACGTCGACTACACCGTCGGCTACTCGCTCGGCGCGCTCGGCCTGCTGACCGTCGCCACCACCGCGTACCTCGCCTTCCGCCCCGAGCACCCGGCGGCCCGGCTGACCGACGACGACGAGCAGCAGCTGCGGGCGCTGCTGGAGCGGCACGGCGCCCGGGACTCGCTCGGCTACTTCGCGCTGCGCCGCGACAAGGGCGTGGTCTTCTCCCCGACCGGCAAGGCCGCGGTCTGCTACCGGGTGATCTCCGGTGTGATGCTCGCCAGCGGCGACCCGATCGGCGACGTGGAGGCCTGGCCGGGCGCCATCGAGCGCTTCATGGCGGAGGCGAAGGCGCACTCCTGGACCCCGGCGGTCACCGGCTGCAGCGAGACCGGCGGCCAGGTGTGGACGCGGGAGACCGGTATGGACGCGCTGGAGCTCGGCGACGAGGCGATCGTGGACGTCGCCGACTTCACCCTCACCGGCCGCGCGATGCGCAACGTACGGCAGATGGTCAAGCGCATTGAGCGCAACGGTTACGAGACCCGGGTGCGGCGGGTGCGCGATCTGGCGCCGGACGAGCTGGCCCAGCTCCAGAAGGCCGCGGACGCCTGGCGGGACACCGACACCGAGCGCGGCTTCTCCATGGCGCTGGGCCGGATCGACGCGGTGGCCGACGGCGACGCGGTGATCGCCACCGCGCATCTGCCGGCGGCCGAGGGCGAGGAGCCGGGCCCGTACGGCGACCTCAAGGCGATGCAGCACTTCGTCCCGTGGGGCGACAGCGGGATCTCCCTGGAGCTGATGCGGCGCGACCGCAGCGCCGACCCCGGCATGAACGAGCTGCTGATCGTCGCCGCGCTGCAGGCCGCCCCGGACCTCGGGATCAAGCAGGTGTCGCTGAACTTCGCGGTCTTCCGCTCCTCCCTGGAGCGCGGCGAGAAGCTCGGCGCGGGGCCGGTCATCCGGGTCTGGCGCGGGATGCTGATCTTCCTGTCCCGCTGGTACCAGATCGAGTCGCTGTACAAGTTCAACGACAAGTTCCGGCCGCGCTGGGAGCCCCGCTTCGTGGTCTTCCGCAACAGCCGCGACATCCCCCGGATCGGCCTGGCGGCGCTGCAGGCCGAGGGCTATCTGGAGCTGGGCCTGCCGCGCGTACTGCGGCGCAGGAAGGCCGTGGAGCCCCGGCCGTGCGCGCATGTGCCGCGGCCGGTCACCTCGCAGGGCGCGGTCGAGCGGGCCGCCTGA
- a CDS encoding alpha/beta hydrolase has product MGLTSKKVLLLAVLVAVALFVLTIWLWPRLSKKNWRAVLGRIGLLVATQLSLFATIGLYANNSFGFYASWADLFGQEQEPGVVTEYQTGPGGTKLRMLGTQRVSVQNGARPAAGGRIDKVLVRGEHSQIASPAYVYLPPQYFQKKYAHQKFPAALVLTGYPGTAEALYKKLHFPQTQHELLKQRKMRPTVLVMMRPTVAPPRDTECMDIPNGPQTETFFTKDLRADISEHYRIGREAKSWGVIGDSTGGYCALKMTMRHPEAYSSAVALSGAYKAPRDATTGDLFGGNRQLERENNLLWRQRNLPAPPVNLLVTSSKQGEGNYQQTLRFIEQTKSPSRVSSIILDSGGHNFNTWRREIPAALEWLGNHLKA; this is encoded by the coding sequence ATGGGTCTCACCAGTAAGAAAGTGCTGCTTCTTGCCGTCCTCGTCGCGGTGGCACTGTTCGTCCTCACCATTTGGCTCTGGCCGCGCCTGTCCAAGAAGAACTGGCGCGCCGTTCTCGGCCGTATCGGGCTCCTGGTGGCGACACAGCTCTCCCTCTTCGCCACGATCGGTCTGTACGCCAACAATTCCTTCGGTTTCTACGCGTCCTGGGCCGACCTCTTCGGTCAGGAGCAGGAGCCGGGCGTGGTCACCGAATACCAGACCGGTCCGGGCGGCACCAAGCTGCGGATGCTGGGCACCCAGCGGGTCAGCGTCCAGAACGGCGCCCGGCCGGCGGCCGGCGGCCGCATCGACAAGGTGCTGGTCCGCGGCGAACACTCGCAGATCGCCAGTCCTGCGTATGTCTATCTGCCGCCGCAGTACTTCCAGAAGAAATACGCCCACCAGAAATTCCCGGCGGCCCTGGTGCTCACCGGTTACCCCGGCACCGCCGAGGCGCTCTACAAAAAGCTGCATTTCCCGCAGACCCAGCACGAACTGCTCAAGCAGCGCAAGATGCGGCCGACCGTCCTGGTGATGATGCGCCCGACCGTCGCACCGCCGCGCGACACCGAGTGCATGGACATACCGAACGGCCCGCAGACCGAGACCTTCTTCACCAAGGACCTGCGCGCGGATATCTCCGAGCACTACCGAATAGGCCGCGAAGCGAAGAGCTGGGGTGTCATCGGTGACTCCACGGGCGGCTACTGCGCGCTGAAGATGACGATGCGGCACCCCGAGGCGTACTCCAGCGCCGTCGCCCTCTCCGGCGCCTACAAGGCCCCGCGCGACGCCACCACCGGCGACCTCTTCGGCGGCAACCGGCAGCTGGAGCGCGAGAACAACCTGCTGTGGCGTCAGCGGAATCTGCCCGCGCCCCCGGTGAACCTGCTGGTCACCAGCAGCAAGCAGGGTGAGGGGAATTACCAGCAGACGCTGCGGTTCATCGAGCAGACGAAGTCGCCGAGCCGGGTCTCGTCGATCATCCTCGACAGCGGCGGCCACAACTTCAACACCTGGCGCCGGGAGATCCCCGCCGCCCTGGAGTGGCTGGGCAACCACCTCAAGGCCTGA
- the folE gene encoding GTP cyclohydrolase I FolE: protein MTDPVTLDVGGKIGTFDEKRAENAVRELLIAVGEDPDREGLLETPARVARAYKEIFAGLWQKPEDVLTTTFDLGHDEMVLVKDIELVSSCEHHLVPFVGVAHVGYIPSTDGKITGLSKLARLVDVYARRPQVQERLTTQIADSLMEILEPRGVIVVIECEHMCMTMRGVRKPGAKTTTSAVRGQLRDAATRAEAMSLILAR, encoded by the coding sequence ATGACGGACCCTGTGACGCTGGACGTCGGCGGCAAGATCGGCACATTCGACGAGAAGCGCGCCGAGAACGCCGTCCGCGAGCTGCTCATCGCGGTGGGCGAGGACCCGGACCGTGAGGGGCTGCTGGAGACGCCGGCACGGGTGGCACGGGCGTACAAGGAGATCTTCGCCGGCCTGTGGCAGAAGCCGGAGGACGTGCTGACGACCACCTTCGACCTGGGCCATGACGAGATGGTGCTGGTCAAGGACATCGAGCTGGTCTCCAGCTGCGAGCATCACCTGGTGCCGTTCGTGGGTGTGGCGCATGTCGGCTACATCCCGTCCACCGACGGCAAGATCACCGGCCTGTCCAAGCTGGCCCGGCTGGTCGATGTGTACGCCCGGCGCCCGCAGGTCCAGGAGCGGCTGACCACGCAGATCGCGGACTCGCTGATGGAGATCCTGGAGCCGCGCGGCGTGATCGTCGTCATCGAGTGCGAGCACATGTGCATGACCATGCGCGGGGTGCGCAAGCCGGGCGCCAAGACGACGACCTCGGCCGTGCGCGGCCAGCTGCGGGACGCCGCCACCCGCGCCGAGGCGATGAGCCTGATACTGGCCCGCTGA
- the ftsH gene encoding ATP-dependent zinc metalloprotease FtsH, with product MDVKRYFRGPVMWIVLAVLAVVVLMQVVGSSGGYKTVDTGQVVKAIADNKVKSAELTTGDENKIKIELSGSYKIDGSNKLQASYIGDQGVDVAKNLQAKYQTGEIKDGYTVSPSKQNPFVGVLLSLLPFVLIVVVFLFLMNQMQGGGSRVMNFGKSKAKLITKDTPKTTFTDVAGSDEAVEELHEIKEFLQEPAKFQAVGAKIPKGVLLYGPPGTGKTLLARAVAGEAGVPFYSISGSDFVEMFVGVGASRVRDLFEQAKANAPAIVFVDEIDAVGRHRGAGLGGGHDEREQTLNQLLVEMDGFDVKGGVILIAATNRPDILDPALLRPGRFDRQIAVDRPDLQGRLEILKVHQKGKPVAPDVDLSAVAKRTPGFTGADLSNVLNEAALLTARSDEKLINNHFLDEAIDRVVAGPQKRTRIMSEKEKKITAYHEGGHALVAAASPNSDPVHKITILSRGRALGYTMVLPDEDKYSTTRNEMLDQLAYMLGGRAAEELVFHDPTTGAANDIEKATATARAMVTQYGMTERLGAIKFGTDNSEPFLGREMGHQRDYSEEVAALVDEEVKRLIETAHNEAWEILVENRDVLDNLVLTLLEKETLNKEEIAELFKHVVKRPARPAWTGSSRRTPSSRPPVLSPKELAPANGSVTTTATVSTEKAEAPEEQRPES from the coding sequence ATGGACGTGAAGCGATACTTCCGTGGGCCGGTCATGTGGATCGTGCTGGCCGTCCTCGCCGTGGTCGTGTTGATGCAGGTCGTCGGCTCGTCCGGCGGCTACAAGACGGTGGACACCGGTCAGGTCGTCAAGGCGATCGCTGACAACAAGGTGAAATCCGCCGAGCTGACGACCGGTGACGAGAACAAGATCAAGATTGAGCTGTCGGGCTCCTACAAGATCGACGGCTCCAACAAGCTCCAGGCGAGCTACATCGGCGACCAGGGCGTCGACGTGGCCAAGAACCTGCAGGCCAAGTACCAGACCGGCGAGATCAAGGACGGGTACACCGTCTCCCCGTCGAAGCAGAACCCGTTCGTCGGTGTGCTGCTCTCGCTGCTCCCCTTCGTCCTCATCGTGGTCGTCTTCCTGTTCCTGATGAACCAGATGCAGGGCGGCGGCTCCCGGGTGATGAACTTCGGGAAGTCGAAGGCGAAGCTGATCACCAAGGACACCCCCAAGACGACCTTCACGGACGTCGCGGGGTCGGACGAGGCGGTCGAGGAGCTCCACGAGATCAAGGAGTTCCTCCAGGAGCCGGCGAAGTTCCAGGCCGTCGGCGCCAAGATTCCCAAGGGTGTGCTGCTGTACGGCCCGCCCGGTACGGGCAAGACGCTGCTGGCGCGCGCCGTCGCCGGCGAGGCGGGCGTCCCGTTCTACTCGATCTCCGGTTCCGACTTCGTCGAGATGTTCGTCGGTGTCGGTGCCTCCCGGGTCCGTGACCTCTTCGAGCAGGCCAAGGCGAACGCCCCGGCGATCGTCTTCGTCGACGAGATCGACGCCGTCGGCCGGCACCGCGGTGCGGGCCTGGGCGGTGGCCACGACGAGCGTGAGCAGACCCTCAACCAGCTGCTGGTCGAGATGGACGGCTTCGACGTGAAGGGCGGCGTGATCCTGATCGCCGCCACGAACCGCCCGGACATCCTCGACCCGGCGCTGCTGCGCCCCGGCCGTTTCGACCGGCAGATCGCCGTCGACCGTCCGGACCTGCAGGGCCGTCTGGAGATCCTCAAGGTCCACCAGAAGGGCAAGCCGGTCGCCCCGGACGTCGACCTCTCGGCCGTCGCCAAGCGCACCCCCGGCTTCACCGGTGCCGATCTGTCCAACGTCCTCAACGAGGCCGCGCTGCTGACGGCCCGGAGCGACGAGAAGCTGATCAACAACCACTTCCTGGACGAGGCGATCGACCGCGTCGTGGCCGGCCCGCAGAAGCGGACCCGGATCATGTCCGAGAAGGAGAAGAAGATCACCGCGTACCACGAGGGCGGACACGCCCTGGTCGCGGCGGCCTCACCGAACTCCGACCCGGTGCACAAGATCACGATCCTGTCCCGCGGCCGGGCCCTGGGCTACACCATGGTCCTGCCCGACGAGGACAAGTACTCCACCACCCGCAACGAGATGCTCGACCAGCTGGCGTACATGCTGGGCGGCCGCGCGGCGGAGGAGCTGGTCTTCCACGACCCGACCACGGGCGCCGCGAACGACATCGAGAAGGCCACCGCCACGGCCCGCGCGATGGTCACGCAGTACGGCATGACCGAGCGGCTCGGTGCGATCAAGTTCGGCACCGACAACTCCGAGCCCTTCCTGGGCCGTGAGATGGGTCACCAGCGCGACTACTCGGAAGAGGTCGCCGCGCTGGTCGATGAGGAAGTCAAGAGGCTCATCGAGACCGCGCACAACGAGGCGTGGGAGATCCTGGTCGAGAACCGCGATGTGCTCGACAACCTGGTGCTGACGCTGCTGGAGAAGGAGACCCTCAACAAGGAGGAGATCGCCGAGCTCTTCAAGCACGTGGTCAAGCGCCCGGCCCGCCCGGCCTGGACCGGCTCGTCGCGCCGTACGCCCTCCAGCCGCCCGCCGGTGCTGTCGCCGAAGGAGCTGGCCCCGGCCAACGGCTCGGTGACCACGACCGCCACCGTCTCCACGGAGAAGGCGGAAGCACCCGAGGAGCAGCGCCCCGAGAGCTGA